Proteins from a single region of Hymenobacter aquaticus:
- a CDS encoding tetratricopeptide repeat protein gives MDLVKTFSTALLLLLLGGSFQAAAQDQSAAFAASYAAEAKADYPGAITALRTGYSGTYEQNLRLGWLYFLAKNYTTASSYYQKAVEQRPYALEPKFGLIKPLNALNQVAQMQSAYLSILKIDPQNTQANYWVGVILLNQKAYDKAARYFERVVNLYPFDYDANLSLAWCYLNMGRKTDARVLYTKALLIRPNDPTATAGLKRTQ, from the coding sequence ATGGACCTGGTAAAAACCTTCTCCACTGCCCTGCTGCTGCTGTTGCTCGGCGGCTCATTCCAAGCCGCGGCTCAGGATCAGTCGGCGGCCTTTGCCGCCAGCTACGCCGCCGAAGCCAAGGCCGACTACCCCGGCGCCATTACGGCCCTGCGCACCGGCTACTCCGGCACCTACGAGCAGAACCTGCGCCTGGGCTGGCTGTATTTCCTGGCTAAAAACTACACCACCGCCAGCAGCTACTACCAGAAAGCCGTGGAGCAGCGGCCCTACGCCCTGGAGCCCAAGTTTGGCCTGATCAAGCCCCTGAACGCGCTGAATCAGGTGGCCCAGATGCAGAGTGCCTACCTGTCGATTCTTAAAATCGACCCCCAGAACACCCAGGCCAACTACTGGGTCGGCGTTATCCTGCTCAACCAGAAAGCCTACGACAAAGCCGCGCGCTACTTCGAGCGGGTCGTGAACCTCTACCCCTTCGACTACGACGCCAACCTCTCCCTGGCCTGGTGCTACCTGAATATGGGCCGCAAAACCGACGCCCGGGTGCTCTACACCAAAGCCCTGCTCATCCGCCCCAACGACCCCACCGCCACCGCCGGCCTGAAACGCACGCAATAA
- a CDS encoding tetratricopeptide repeat protein: MPRHLLLCTLLLLILGLAGQPLAAQDLRDFAYVDSLTLTLSGQERWAALDSLGAAALRAGTDYPALRQRLGYAALRQGHLVPAIRHYGQAVAANPTDEESRTQLARAYLLVNEPGAARLAVATLPDSVRQALHLPAHRAVTQVLVEGSGKPAANVRREAAGFGRIGLSSQLSTRLALTQNLSYYEQAVRLPERRPTPAFFIRQREYAALLTEQVSLSWQVKGAYHFVSNDYGPARYANHLGFAAARFSRPGWSVQLSQYVGRVTDTTRLQTDLQLLAYPLPSARLYVYGRASLIRSAGHTFPNALLGLGAQLSPRLAVEGFGSPGRVPVLFERDAIDVYNVLDPLRYRLGLNTYGQLSGHWRLHFSYLAARYQEIRTLTSYTQHSLTGGLLWTW; encoded by the coding sequence ATGCCGCGCCACTTGCTGCTTTGCACCCTGCTGCTGCTAATCTTGGGGCTGGCCGGCCAGCCCCTGGCGGCCCAGGACCTGCGCGACTTTGCCTACGTCGACAGCCTGACCCTGACCCTGAGCGGGCAGGAACGGTGGGCCGCCCTGGACTCTTTGGGCGCGGCGGCCCTGCGGGCCGGCACCGATTATCCGGCGCTGCGGCAGCGGCTGGGCTACGCGGCCCTGCGGCAAGGCCACCTGGTGCCCGCCATCCGGCACTACGGGCAGGCCGTGGCGGCCAATCCCACCGACGAGGAAAGCCGCACCCAGCTGGCCCGGGCGTATCTGCTGGTGAACGAGCCCGGCGCGGCCCGGCTGGCCGTGGCTACTCTGCCCGATTCGGTGCGGCAGGCGCTGCACCTGCCCGCGCACCGGGCCGTAACGCAGGTGCTGGTGGAGGGCAGCGGGAAGCCGGCGGCCAACGTGCGGCGGGAGGCTGCGGGCTTCGGCCGAATTGGCCTCAGCAGCCAGCTCAGTACCCGCCTGGCGTTGACCCAGAATCTTTCCTACTACGAGCAGGCCGTGCGCCTGCCCGAGCGGCGGCCCACGCCCGCCTTCTTCATCCGGCAGCGCGAGTACGCCGCCCTGCTCACCGAGCAGGTAAGCCTGAGCTGGCAGGTGAAGGGCGCGTATCATTTCGTCAGCAACGACTACGGCCCGGCCCGCTACGCCAACCACCTGGGCTTCGCCGCTGCCCGGTTCAGCCGGCCCGGCTGGAGCGTGCAGCTAAGCCAGTACGTGGGGCGCGTGACGGACACGACGCGCCTGCAAACCGACCTGCAGCTGCTGGCTTACCCGCTGCCCTCGGCCCGCCTCTACGTCTACGGCCGGGCCAGCCTGATCCGCTCGGCGGGCCACACGTTCCCGAATGCCCTGCTGGGGCTGGGTGCCCAGCTTAGTCCGCGCCTGGCGGTGGAGGGCTTCGGCAGCCCGGGCCGGGTGCCGGTGCTGTTTGAGCGCGACGCCATCGACGTCTACAACGTGCTGGACCCGTTGCGCTACCGATTGGGCCTGAATACGTATGGGCAGCTGTCCGGCCACTGGCGGCTGCACTTTTCCTATCTGGCGGCCCGCTACCAGGAAATTCGCACGCTTACTTCGTACACTCAACACTCCCTGACCGGGGGACTTCTATGGACCTGGTAA
- a CDS encoding urea transporter, giving the protein MSNVRAGRGAAFSSFMQAVLHSYSLLFFSQHRGFAALLLLATFLNPGAGAAGLAATVLAVAGARAGGFSRDLTQLGAYSFNALLVGLALGTFYRPAGSFWLVLAVGAVLALALAVALSGWLGKNGLPILSLPFVGTLWLLLPAAEQFHRLSLSEGSIYWLNDVYAVGGEQLVGLAQRVGGLAESWPLPAGLTTYLRALSAVLFQDSVLGGALVAAGLLWHSRIAFCLSVLAFAAATGFARLAGAPPELLTHYDLGANYLMAALAVGGVFLIPSARSYLVALLTVPFTAVLVVGLGKVLGAASLPVLSLPFCLVALLALYCLLLRPAPGRLPLTPFQLYSPERNLYGFLNDRERLQSRLYVHLSLPFRGEWRVTQGYDGGLTHQGDWAQALDFMVADAEGQTYHGSGAALPDYYCFSKPVLACADGVVEAVVMHIDDNPPGTVNTQQNWGNTIILKHLDGLYSKVSHLRAHSAQVRVGDFVRRGDVLARCGNSGRSAQPHLHFQVQATPYIGSRTLAYPVAYFLQKTGRGHELRSFTQPVLHAEVSNPEPNALLSQAFRFQPGYRLSVWAATGPEAPAQCWEAFTDAYNKTYLRCHTTGAVAYFEHHESSFCFTGYYGPEQAWLYLFYQAAYRVPLTYLPEQTVADTFPLSTVVRPVLKWLQDALAPFVLFIRPTFALRYEAPDNPYHPRAMRLRSQVALELPGRRQVQSRAELDLRDGALAGLTVHHGTQTVQLMCSPEAPALC; this is encoded by the coding sequence GTGAGTAACGTCCGCGCGGGCCGGGGAGCCGCTTTTTCGTCGTTCATGCAGGCCGTGCTGCACAGCTACAGCCTGCTGTTTTTTTCCCAGCACCGGGGCTTCGCGGCCCTGCTGCTGCTGGCCACCTTCCTGAATCCCGGCGCGGGGGCGGCGGGCCTGGCCGCCACGGTGCTGGCCGTGGCCGGGGCCCGCGCGGGCGGCTTCAGCCGCGACCTGACCCAGCTGGGCGCCTACAGCTTCAACGCGCTGCTGGTGGGCCTGGCGCTGGGTACTTTCTACCGGCCCGCCGGCAGCTTCTGGCTGGTGCTGGCCGTGGGCGCGGTGCTGGCCCTGGCCCTGGCCGTGGCCCTGAGCGGCTGGCTGGGCAAGAACGGCCTCCCGATTCTGTCGCTGCCCTTTGTGGGGACACTCTGGCTGCTGCTGCCGGCGGCCGAGCAGTTTCACCGCCTGAGCTTGAGCGAAGGCAGCATCTACTGGCTCAACGACGTGTATGCCGTGGGCGGCGAGCAGCTGGTGGGCCTGGCGCAGCGCGTCGGGGGCTTGGCCGAATCCTGGCCCCTGCCCGCCGGCCTGACCACCTACTTACGGGCCCTGAGCGCGGTGCTGTTTCAGGACAGCGTGCTGGGCGGCGCGCTGGTGGCGGCGGGGCTGCTCTGGCACTCGCGCATTGCGTTTTGCCTTTCGGTGCTGGCCTTTGCGGCGGCCACGGGCTTCGCGCGGCTGGCCGGCGCCCCGCCCGAGCTGCTTACCCACTACGACCTGGGCGCCAACTACCTGATGGCCGCCCTGGCCGTGGGCGGCGTGTTCCTGATTCCCTCGGCCCGCTCCTACCTGGTGGCTTTGCTGACGGTGCCCTTCACGGCGGTGCTGGTGGTGGGGCTGGGCAAAGTGCTGGGCGCGGCCAGCCTGCCGGTGCTGTCGTTGCCCTTTTGCCTGGTGGCGCTGCTGGCCCTTTACTGCCTGCTGCTGCGCCCCGCGCCGGGCCGGCTGCCGCTCACGCCCTTTCAGCTGTATTCGCCCGAGCGGAACCTCTACGGGTTTCTCAACGACCGGGAGCGGCTGCAAAGCCGGCTGTACGTGCACCTGAGCTTGCCGTTCCGGGGCGAGTGGCGCGTCACGCAGGGCTACGACGGCGGCCTTACCCACCAGGGCGACTGGGCCCAGGCCCTGGACTTCATGGTGGCCGATGCCGAGGGCCAGACCTACCACGGCAGCGGCGCGGCCCTGCCCGACTATTACTGCTTCAGCAAGCCCGTGCTGGCCTGCGCCGACGGCGTGGTGGAAGCCGTAGTCATGCACATCGACGACAACCCGCCTGGCACGGTGAACACCCAGCAGAATTGGGGCAACACCATCATCCTCAAGCACCTCGACGGCCTCTACTCCAAGGTGTCGCACCTGCGGGCTCACTCGGCGCAGGTGCGCGTGGGTGACTTCGTGCGGCGCGGCGACGTGCTGGCCCGCTGCGGCAACTCGGGCCGCTCGGCCCAGCCCCACCTGCATTTTCAGGTGCAGGCCACCCCGTATATCGGCTCCCGCACCCTGGCGTATCCGGTGGCGTATTTCCTGCAGAAAACCGGCCGCGGCCACGAGTTGCGGAGCTTCACCCAGCCCGTTCTGCACGCCGAGGTCAGCAACCCCGAGCCTAATGCCCTGCTCAGCCAGGCCTTCCGGTTTCAGCCCGGCTACCGCCTGAGCGTGTGGGCCGCCACCGGGCCCGAGGCTCCCGCCCAGTGCTGGGAGGCCTTCACCGATGCGTACAACAAAACTTACCTGCGCTGCCACACCACCGGGGCCGTGGCCTACTTTGAGCACCACGAATCGAGCTTCTGCTTTACGGGCTACTACGGCCCCGAGCAGGCCTGGCTCTACCTGTTCTACCAGGCCGCTTACCGCGTGCCCCTGACGTATCTGCCCGAGCAAACTGTGGCCGATACTTTCCCGCTTTCCACGGTGGTGCGGCCGGTCCTGAAGTGGCTGCAGGATGCGTTGGCGCCGTTCGTGCTGTTCATCCGGCCCACCTTCGCCCTGCGCTACGAGGCCCCCGACAACCCCTACCACCCCCGCGCCATGCGCCTGCGCAGCCAGGTGGCGCTGGAGTTGCCGGGCCGGCGGCAGGTCCAGTCGCGGGCCGAGCTGGACCTGCGCGACGGGGCGCTGGCCGGCCTGACGGTACACCACGGCACTCAGACCGTGCAGCTGATGTGTAGTCCGGAAGCCCCTGCCCTATGCTGA